The genome window CAGAGTCAGAGCTTCTTTTCAAGAGTTTCAAGAGACTGTCTCATTTGCTTTGCTTGTTTCTCACTGTTTTTCTTGTGTGTTACAATAATTCTTTTTTGATTTTCTCATGTTTCTCACCAGGTCTAAAAGTACAGAGTTTTATGATTGTTTTTAATTGTATGGGATGGTTTTGATGGTGCAATTTGTTTACCTGGTGGTGAAAGGCTTGGCTATTCTATTGTTACTTCAGGAATCCGCAGGTGATTTTATCTTCTTGTTACTATGTTGTTATATGAAATTTTTGCATAGTTGCATGTATGATCAACCCATGTTATATTCTTATGTTAAGTTTTCGCAACTATGTGAAAACCTTGTACTAATGTTTAGATTCTTGTTACTATGTTGTTATGTAATCTTTGCATAGTTGCATGTATGATCAACCCATGTTGTTATATTCTTATTAAGTTTTCGCAACTCTGTGAAAACCTTGTACTAGTTTCATGTTTAGAACTTCGTTCTATTAGACTTTTATGAAGCCTTGAAAACACACAAAGTTGTATCTGTATTTAGAAGGGACTAGTATTAAAGAATAAAGATTCTGAATATTGGGATGAAGTAATTATGTTCGTTTTTTATTTCTGTTCTGTTAACTCGTCATATGCAATTATGTTCAGCCTGGATCAGTTGAAGAATCATGTTTCTGTATGTATCTTCATGAACCCCAAGTAAAAGGCCATGTATGAGTCATATGTACACAAGTCATCAGTTTGCactgtttgttttattttattaatttgtgagcattaatttgtgattttgattttgcacTGAATACGATTATAGTAGCATTGAATGTAAAATATAACAAGGATCGATATATATACTTCTTATAGGCATACTTTAGATGAAAAGAACCCTAACCTTAGAAAGCCACACAGACACAATCATTAGCTGAATTCTACCTGCATATTGTGGTCTTGCTTGTTTGGTCATATGTATCTGAATATATGAAAACACGAGTACTTGCATCCGTTGTAGATAGGAGCGGTGTATTGCAATAAAGAACATgatcaattattaaatttttaggaGTTGAGTACCTTTCTAATGAATCCATTTGCCTTCATCAAGACATGAAGAAATAGGACTAACCGAATCCAAAACTTAATTTCATGTTAGATAGCACATAAAATGAAGCAAATTTCCCGAGAATTGTGTAATCCACAACTGGGAGAGTGAAACTCAGAATCATCTATACATACCATTAAAGTTTTAACATAATATAACACAATAATGTAGTATCTTGCGTCGAACTTCGGGTACCTATACAACACAACGAATGATGAAACAGGAGGGATGATTCCCCTCCCTGCAATAGAACTCATTTTCTGAAGGGATAAACTTTCAGGAAGTTCAACAGCGCCATCACTATCTCAAGCGAATTTCGGTTCCAATCCTATAAGAGAAGAAGTCGTTCACCCTGACCCTCCTTGGAGGCAatcaagaagaacttcaggcagTCCAGAATTTCAGCCGAATGGTAAAGCTCCTCAATTCTGACTATAAAACCTTAATATCCTTTAGCTTATCTTATGATCTAAAAATTAATGTCCGTTCTTCTCCTCTCCAATCGCTTGTGCAATTATCTCCAAACAATTCAGCTGCACCTGTCAAAAATGTTCAGGGCATTGTGCCATCCTTGTCTTTCAGCACTTCTCATGGGAAGCCACCACATGTGGAGGGACCTAACTTGGCGCCAGAAGATCCAGGTACAGGTTAATCGTATGTATCCATTTCTGTAACATCACAAGAGCTCTGCTATTAACCGGAGTTTCTTCACCTGGATGCATTACCTGCTGCAGCACCTCTGTTCAACTCACCTCAAAATCCACCAGCAACCCAACCTGTTATGCAACAAACTATGACCCCAGATAGTAGGGCTCCGCTATATGTACCTATTAATCCAGGTTTAAATTGCATGGTGTTTCATCTTTTAagtgttgattataaatatgaGACTCATTTACCACTCCTTTTTTAAATGCAGAACAAATGGCACCACCGCCAGAGGAGATACTACAAATACCACCAAGCGATGATCCTCTTGCACAAAAAATTACGCCGTCTAGTTTTCCTGGTCTGCcttattacatatatttttgatGCGAACTTGCTGTAGACAAACGTTCAGTTGATTGATACCTGTGATATATATAATCTTAAGTGCAGTGCCTGCTGCATCACCTCCTCTCAACTTGCTGATAGAACCATTGCCTAACCAGCGAGGAGCACAAGGAATACCTCCATCGAATTCACCAGGTTTACTGAAGTCAAGATACTTTTAATCCTATGATTTGTCCCATAAATGCTTCTATAAATTTTCTGATCCCAACCTAAATAAGTTACGTGTCTGTCACACCTCTATCCTTTAAGAATGGTGGAATCATTTCAACTTAAAATTATACTATTAACGAGATAGGGTTACTTATATGCAATATACTTTTcgttctcattttttttactattGCATAGATGTATACCTGTCAATTGTCAAATGACCTTTCTGATGCAGTTCCTTCTGCATCACCGTCAAGCAAATTGCCAAGTTATTCAGCACCAGTGCGCCCGTTATTACCTGAATTTCCTCCATCTAATTCCCCAGGTTAGAAAAAAGAGTGTACATGTTATTTTGTGCGTGGGAGGATCAGGAGTTATATTTTAACGAAATTACTCTTTCCTGAGTGATTGTgaagtaaatttttattaagtATAGACTGTCGTGAAGTTAATATATGGAGTAGCATTTTATCTGACAAATTAGTTTGAGGATTCAAGATATTTCTTAATATACTTGACCACCTCGAACTAATGAATTCAAACAGAGTATTCTCTGGATTTTATAAGTAAAACTAATGCGATGTATCTGATCTTGGGTTGAGATTCTATGGGTTGGCCTGCTAGATAGAGAGGCAAGGTGGATTAAAAAAAGCTTTACAGATGAATATAGTCCAAGTCTTCTCTAAAACCACTTGTACAAGTGAATCTTATAGCGAATATGTTCTTTGCAGGGCCTGATATCTCATCTGTAGCAACTCCTCTACCTATCTTTAAGCAGAAAGGGGGTGGGAAACCAATTGCTGCACCATCAAATGGTACTCCTAAGCAGGTATCACCTCTGGACTCCCCCACAAAAGGTATGCTGTGAGTCTGTAACAATGTGCATCTGTTTTGCATAAGATGTTTGCAGTTGTAACCAATTTTTCTGAGGACTTCTGTAATTTATACATGATATATGTTGCTGTTGTAGCTCCAGTGCAATCCTTCCCAAAGGGCTCTTCAGTTGCTCCCCTACCTCATTTAAAAATGGAGTCGTCTTCAGCATCAACCAGTAAAGGTTTAGTATTGCGATTGAGACCTGTCCTTTTAATATgtgaacaaatatatatatgccatTAACATATGGGACACTTTTCTGCCTTCTGATTTTTCATTACAGACCCTGATGTCGCTCTAGTATCAACACGTCCACCAAGCTTTGACCAGAAAAGGGTTAAAATGCCAGTTGCTGCACCGTCTAAAGGAATCCTCAAACAGTTGTCACCCTTGGACCATTCCTCCTCAGAAGGTatgttataaatgtatttttgttttcaCATAAACTATTGTTTAATTCAGCCGGTTTTGTGGATTACTACAGCTGAAAAGCTAATTTTCTGCTGAAGCTCCAAGGCAAAGATCCCTTACGGACTTTGCCAGTGTGCCTCAGCCTCTTTTAGTAATGTAGTATTCTTTACATTCAGGATTACGTTCCCCCATACCTGTACAATCAACCTCATTTTATAGGCATCCTCATGCGAGAAAAAGTGTTACCAGCGCTGTTCCACCAACTAACAAAGGTCCTATGTCATTCAAATAGATACCTTTGCCTATATATCGATTAGTTTACTGGatttgatttgtttatttgttttaataaacAACATGACACATTTCCCCTATCAACTCCCTCACCAGGCAATGACTGGAAAAAGAATGGGCTTGCAGTTGCTGTGCCATCATATGGAAGTCCCAAGAAGTTATTACCTCAGGTTAATAACCCTGTAAAAGGTATGCTGGAGAAATTGTTTGTGTTTAAATAGTCGTCTGCAGTAACATATTCTTTTGCCAACTAATGCAACTTGGAACATAGTTTCAATATAGCTTCACTGCAGAATTCCCATACTGACTCTCTGCAACATCTCCTTTGCATTCTGTAATCATATCCCCTCCTCACAAGTGGTTTCGCCCTACCACACCTTTACCTTCAATTCCATATTATAAACATCATCAAACCGAAAAGAATAGTTCTACCTCTACTCCATTTTTTGCGGTTCCTTTTGCTTCGACAAATATAGGTTTCCTGTCTTTCATATAGATATTAATGCCTTAATTTCCAGTTTAcagttatataatatttactcTTACTCCTTTTGCTACTACAATGGTCCAGCCAACGCTGCGCCCCCTTCATATTCCCCTAAAGTTTATGAAGATAGTAGGCAAAAGAGTAATGCTCTTCCAACCCTGAATGCAGGTAAAAAGCGCAATGCTATATGAAAGAGTGTTTTATGTATGCTGATCATGATATTCACTTCTAACATTATCTTTTTTGGCTGATTTTTACTGGCGCCATCTGATTCACCTTTGGCTTCAGCAAAAAGCGCTCTTCCACCTGTCTCACCACCTCGAGTACCTGCATCCCAAGAGATGACAAGTAAGAGAAGTATCATGTAATCCTCCTGATAACCAAAAAATGGAAAAGAGGGGAGCCTTCTTATGGTTCTCTTTTCCAATTCACATTTTTCTAGATGCTTATTAATCTGTCATCTTTCTTTTTGCAAGTACCCCCTTTTCCACCTCAGAATTCGCCTTCTGGTACTTCCTCACCAGAAAATCCAATGGTGCCTTACCTACCACATATTCCAGAGCTACGCCCTCCACCTCTTAGTGAAGGTACACATGTTTGCCTCATAAATTTACATCATGCAGGACCtgtgtaattattttgtttcactGCTGAAATGTAGCCTACATGTTATACTCCAATTTGTAGATTGCGAATCATTATCGTGCAGAGAGCCATTCACCAATAATCCTTCTGGATCTCCCTGTGGCTGTGTTTTGGCAATGCAAGTTGGGCTACGGCTTGACTTGCCGTTGTATGCATTCTTCCCTCTGGTATCAGACCTTGCTGCAGATATTTCTCGTGGGATAGTTATGAAACAAAGTCAAGTTCGTATCATGGGAGCAAATGCAGACAGCCAGAATCAAGAAAAGACTGTTGTCCTTTTAGACTTGGTGCCTTTTGGAGCAAAATTTGATAACTCTACAGcctatctaatatataaaaaattctatCAGAAGGAAGTGGCGATAGAACCTTTATATTTCGGCAATTATGAGATCTTATATATGCGTTATCCAGGTATGAAATATCTACTTTGAGGTGGTAGTAATATATCAAGTATATGCAGGTGattgttaaatttaataaagtcCTACTTTATACCATAATAGGGCTTCCTGCGTCTCCACCTGCCCTCTCAACCTTTGGTGGTGAGGCGTATTCTGGTCAGGGTAGCAAAAAGAGACCCTTTAAGCCTCTTGCGGTTGATGTCAATAGGCAGAGACATAAAAAGGGACTTAAAGGCAGTGTTATTGCAATGATAGTTTTGGTAGCCTCCCTGTCTCTGATTCTGTGTTGTGCAGTTGCATGGGTTATGTTGTTCAGACACAGAAGGGAAAAAGCCCAACCAGAGCTAAATCTAACTAGTCCAACGCCGTCACTGGAAGAATCCCTAAGTAAGATTTATTTTCATTGGTGTAGAGTATAATATTTCCTGTATCTACAAGACTACCATAACCACTGATCTTGCAAACAGAAAAAACTATTAATCCATCTTAAGTCTCTACAATTATGAGATTTAGAATAAAGTGAATCTTCAAGGGGTGcaggacacttttcatgttacAGAAGCatgcttaattttttttagcatgCTGTCACATTAGTCTATAATATCTATGTTGCAGGATTTGCTGTTTCAAAGATTAGCACTGGCCTGAGTTCCATTTCACCAACGTATAAATCTGGTCTTTCCCCTTACACTGGAACCGCAAAGACCTTTACTGTAATAGACATTGAAAGAGCAACTGATAGCTTTAACGCTTCCAGAATAATAGGTGAAGGTGGTTTTGGTATTGTTTATAGTGGTGTTCTTGATGATGGCACAAAAGTGGCTGTCAAGGTGCTTAAGCGAGACAATCAACAAGGTGGTCGTGAGTTTCTGGCTGAAGTTGAAATGCTCAGCCGCCTTCATCACAGAAACTTGGTCAAGTTAGTGGGCATATGTATGGAGGAACATGCACGCTGCTTAGTATATGAACTAATTGCTAATGGGAGTGTGGAATCTCATTTACATGGTACTCTCTGTTATATGCTAGCTTCGAGATATACGGGTTCacttacaaaaatattttgggGACTCCCATTCTtagggttttttttttgcttctaGGATTTGACAAGACAGATGCTCCACTAGATTGGAATGCTCGCTTGAAGGTAGCACTCGGTGCAGCTCGAGGTCTAGCCTATCTGCATGAAGATTCAAGTCCACGAGTTATACACAGAGACTTTAAGTCTAGCAACATCTTGTTGGAACATGATTTTACACCGAAAGTCTCTGATTTTGGTTTAGCTCGAATTGGATCAGATGAGGAAAACAAACACATCTCAACTCGGGTCATGGGAACTTTCGGGTACAGTATTTCTTCTTTCACTTTCAacctaattaaattttttcatacCCCTTTCTCTGAAAGGTAATGTTTGTAAACTGCACTGTGATTGCGAAGATTTTTGTCAAGGTTCAATGCAAATTATGTaatcttttaaattatatttcccAGCTTAAGCTCAAAGCATATctttaacattaaaattttttagTCCAAGTTCCTTTCCCTTAACAATTAGTCGTCTACTTAAGCCCGACAAAAGATCTGAGTTTTGGCAGTATAAAAACCTAGATCAGTCAAAGGTTCGCCTAAGCATCCACTCGAAAAATTTAGCACCAGAGGTGAGTACAACCGTTTAGTTTCACTAGCGCCTTAAACCCTTTTAGAACACTGGCATAAACTGGACAACCCCAAAAGCAAAGGCATCAGGTCTTAAGCGATATGTTCTTATTACTTATCAACTTATAAGGTCAATCAAAGTATGAATTTTAGCTAATTAGTATTTACCTGCATATTTGAGGAGCTTGAAATGCAAACagataaagaattttttttatttttcttaaaaaaagaaaaaacatatgGACTTGCAAAAAATATACATGTCTATTGTGATCAAGAATAACCTCatgtatattttgtactgaattTTGGATTCAAATCTGTAAGTAGCACTATTATTATGCCTTCTTGAGACATTCTTTACGCATTTGTGGTTACAGTTGTATTATTGCTTGTCAGAATCACTTGTATACTTGTCACTTTTGTTTTTTTGAGTCTACTTCTGTTCACCAACATACACAATctgctaatttttttaatgtaatgaTGTTTCATACTAGATATGTTGCTCCAGAATATGCGATGACAGGACATCTTCTCGTAAAGAGTGATGTGTACAGTTATGGAGTAGTCCTACTAGAGCTGATAACAGGAAGAAAACCGGTAGATATGTCTCGACCAACTGGACAGGAAAACCTAGTTACTTGGGCACGTCCACTTCTGACAAGTAAAGAAGGTCTAGAGCTAATGTTGGACAAATCTTTGAGCCCTGATTTCCCTTTTGAAAGTTTTGCTAAAGTAGCAGCAATTGCTTCAATGTGTGTTCAGCCAGAAGTTTCTGATCGGCCTTTTATGAGCGAGGTTGTTCAGGCCTTGAAACTAATATGCAATGAGCTCTGCACAACGAATAACTTTGAGTCAAGATTTTGTAGCCCAGAGCAGATATCAACATATTTTGATGCTAGACCTAGCACCGCTTCTGGTTACATGCCATATCACTTGCAGTCTCCGTTTTCTGATGTTGAGTGGGGGCTTCGAGCATCTGAAGTTTTCAGTTCATCAGCAAGATTTGATAGGACGGGTTCAAGGCCATTTCGGGGGCACTCAAGTCCTGGTCCAATGAGAAATAGAAGAACCCTGCCATTTTTATCGCGAATAAAAGGATGGTCAGGAGGCAGCACAAGCAATCAAAGGGCAATTCTTGGATTATGGTCTAGATCAAATTAAGAACCTGATATTGCAACTTAATGCATTCGATCTTTGTTGAAATATTGTGGGAAGTGGGGAATAATCAAGTTTATGAGACTCGTTACAATTCGGTGAACAATATCCTGCAAAAATATCACCAGGTATGGGAACTGCTCAGACAATAGTAGTGATGAAATCAAGGCATATTTAGCTCCAGCTTTTACTTGTTTGTTCTGGTCAATGAGTGTTCATAAGATGTTAAATGCTCAGCTCTCACA of Daucus carota subsp. sativus chromosome 3, DH1 v3.0, whole genome shotgun sequence contains these proteins:
- the LOC108214185 gene encoding receptor-like serine/threonine-protein kinase ALE2 — translated: MVLMVQFVYLVVKGLAILLLLQESAGSSTAPSLSQANFGSNPIREEVVHPDPPWRQSRRTSGSPEFQPNAAPVKNVQGIVPSLSFSTSHGKPPHVEGPNLAPEDPAPLFNSPQNPPATQPVMQQTMTPDSRAPLYVPINPEQMAPPPEEILQIPPSDDPLAQKITPSSFPVPAASPPLNLLIEPLPNQRGAQGIPPSNSPVPSASPSSKLPSYSAPVRPLLPEFPPSNSPGPDISSVATPLPIFKQKGGGKPIAAPSNGTPKQVSPLDSPTKAPVQSFPKGSSVAPLPHLKMESSSASTSKDPDVALVSTRPPSFDQKRVKMPVAAPSKGILKQLSPLDHSSSEGLRSPIPVQSTSFYRHPHARKSVTSAVPPTNKGNDWKKNGLAVAVPSYGSPKKLLPQVNNPVKANAAPPSYSPKVYEDSRQKSNALPTLNAAKSALPPVSPPRVPASQEMTIPPFPPQNSPSGTSSPENPMVPYLPHIPELRPPPLSEDCESLSCREPFTNNPSGSPCGCVLAMQVGLRLDLPLYAFFPLVSDLAADISRGIVMKQSQVRIMGANADSQNQEKTVVLLDLVPFGAKFDNSTAYLIYKKFYQKEVAIEPLYFGNYEILYMRYPGLPASPPALSTFGGEAYSGQGSKKRPFKPLAVDVNRQRHKKGLKGSVIAMIVLVASLSLILCCAVAWVMLFRHRREKAQPELNLTSPTPSLEESLRFAVSKISTGLSSISPTYKSGLSPYTGTAKTFTVIDIERATDSFNASRIIGEGGFGIVYSGVLDDGTKVAVKVLKRDNQQGGREFLAEVEMLSRLHHRNLVKLVGICMEEHARCLVYELIANGSVESHLHGFDKTDAPLDWNARLKVALGAARGLAYLHEDSSPRVIHRDFKSSNILLEHDFTPKVSDFGLARIGSDEENKHISTRVMGTFGYVAPEYAMTGHLLVKSDVYSYGVVLLELITGRKPVDMSRPTGQENLVTWARPLLTSKEGLELMLDKSLSPDFPFESFAKVAAIASMCVQPEVSDRPFMSEVVQALKLICNELCTTNNFESRFCSPEQISTYFDARPSTASGYMPYHLQSPFSDVEWGLRASEVFSSSARFDRTGSRPFRGHSSPGPMRNRRTLPFLSRIKGWSGGSTSNQRAILGLWSRSN